AATCCGACGCCCCAATTCGGCTCAGAAGCATACTTTAGGTTAAACAGGCTAACTGACTAGCCGAGAGCATTTGAACGGCTGAGATTGGTGTGTTAGCGAAGAACCGGGACAAACTGAGCGGGGTTACACCCGCCGAATTAGAAATTGCGAGAGATTCCAGGGAGCTTTTCTGAACTTTTGTAACAAAACATTTGTAAACTAAGGATTAAGTTTTTGGGTCTGTTCTAGCACTCAACGTCTCTGGAGAGTCTGTATGAAGCGATTGCTAACGATAGAGCGCGCCTGTCTAGTGGGTCATTTAGTTTCGATGGCGTTTGGCTTGGCGGGTTTACTGTGGGTCATGCCCCATCCTGAAATTCTGTCGCTGCTGCCTGCGGGACAAACGATGTTCCGGTGGAGCATGGCTGGCGGTGGTGTGGTCTATATCCTTTTGGGGACGATCGCCGTTTCCATCTATGCCTATCGCACCCTGGGACTTAAATCTTGGCTGAGTTTTATGATTCCAGCGATCGCTATTTCCCTATCCAGCGAATTGCTGGGAACCAGTACAGGCTTTCCCTTTGGAGACTATAGTTACCTGAGTGGACTGGGATACAAAATTTCGGGATTGGTTCCCTTCACGATTCCGCTGTCGTGGTTTTACCTGGGGATTTCGTCCTACCTGTTGGCGCGAGCTGGCTTGGACTCTCCAGAACGGTTGCAGGATCCAAATAGCCTCCGCCCAATGGCATGGTGGCGGCAGATTGCAGCGGTGTTGCTGGGTGCGGTGCTGTTGACCTCCTGGGATTTTGTGCTTGATCCGGCCATGAGCCAAACGGCCATGCCTTTCTGGTACTGGCATCACCCGGGCGCATTTTTCGGCATGCCCTATCAAAACTTTGCAGGCTGGATGCTCACCGGATCCGTATTCATGGGAGTGGCGACATTACTTTGGCGAGGTCAGCCGCTGCGATTGACGCGATCGCAAGTCACCTTTGCGCTAATCGTCTACCTCGGTAACTTCCTATTTGCGACGGTGATGAGCCTGGGGGCTGGGTTCTGGCAAACGGTTCTCTTGGGGATTGTGCTGGGTGTCGCTCCGGCAGTGCTGTGCTGGCAGCGGGCAGGAGGGATGGACGTAGCAGATCAGGCGATCGCCCCTGAGCAGGAGTCTACAGACGCCAGTTCCTTGGCTCCCTCCGTTGCCGCGTCCTCAAAGTAGCAGGACTGAGATCTATTGAGATCCTGATTGAGCGTGGAGTTTAGGATTTGGACTGACTCCACGCTTTTATGTGTCAACCTTACCGCACGGCATAGATAGTTTTGGATATAGAGGTTTCAGCATTTGGGTTTGGGGAAATGGGAATCGGGATCTTGGCGACGATACTGCTCCTGGTGCAAATTCCCTTTGTCTGCCTTTGGTTAGCGCGATTATTTCAAGGCCCTACACGGCGATCGCCCCTCCGTCCCGTCCGTGCCAATCCCGAGCAATTGGGTACGGTGAGCGTTGTGGTTCCCACGCTGAATGAGGAAGCACGGATTGATCCGTGTCTCACTGGTTTAAGTCAGCAGGGGTATGAACTGCGGGAAGTGATTGTGGTGGATAGTCGCTCCCAGGATGGCACCGTGGATCGAGTAAAGGCCGTGCAGCAAACCGATCCAAGATTCCGAGTCATCTATGACGATCCGCTGCCGTCGGGCTGGGTTGGGCGACCGTGGGCGCTGCATACCGGATTTTTGAACAGTGCAGAATCCAGCACCTGGGTGTTAGGCATTGATGCCGATACCCAGCCGCAGCCGGGGTTAATCGCCAGTGTGATCCAGGTCGCAGAACAGGAACACTATGACCTGATTTCCCTCTCGCCCCGCTTCATTTTGATGGATGCTGGGGAATGTTGGCTCCAGCCTGCGCTGCTGATGACGCTCATTTATCGGTTTGGCCCCTCCGGTGGCGCGGCGGATGGGGCAGAGCGGGTGATGGCGAATGGACAATGCTTCCTTTCGCGGCGATCGCTCCTTGTGGAGCTGGGCGGCTACACCAGTGCTCGCCAGTCCTTTTGTGATGATGTCACCCTGGCCCGGTTCGCGGCGGCCAAGGGCGCAAAGGTCGGTTTTCTCGATGGCGCAAAGGTACTGAAAGTTCGCATGTATGAAGGGATGGCAGAAACCTGGCGCGAATGGGGGCGATCGCTCGATCTGAAAGATGCCTGCTCTCCGGGGCAGAAATGGGCGGATCTGCTATTTCTCACCACCGTTCAAGCGCTGCCATTATTGACGCTGCCGATCTGGATAGGGGCGATCGCCACAGGTCATAGCTATACAACGGTATGGGCAGCCCTAGGACTGAATGGAGTGCTGATGCTGATTCGAGTGGCGTTGCTGTGGGCGATCGCACCGTCTTACGACTTTTCGCAAGCCCGGGGAGCTTGGACGTTCTGGCTATCCCCCTTGGCTGATCCGGTAGCGGTTTTCCGAATACTGATTTCGTCGGTGCAGACCCCCAAACAATGGCGCGGACGCACCTACAGTTAGGCTAAATCTGGCTACGTTGAAATCGAAACCTTGGGGCGATCGCAACTCCTGAACAAACCTGAATGGATCAGGATTTTTTCTGCTGGGCGTTTCCCGCATGATAGGGACATACCGAAAGGAACCACTCACAACACGGAGACAGCCCCATGCAACTCACATACCGAGGCCAACAGTACAACCCCAACCAAACCTCCATCATCAGCCCTGAACTCCCCATCTACGGAACCTATCGCGGCCAGAAAGTCACCTTCACGGAATCCTGTTCTGGGGTGACACTTAACCCCACCGCCTGACGGCACATCCCCTACCCTGCGGGAAGCCGCTTCGCGTCTAGAGCAAGGGGAGGTTGGGAGGGGTCTCTGAAATAGTGCTAAGTAGATAGTCGTAAATAAATAAAGCTCTTCGTAGGATGGGTTAGCGATAGCGTAACCCATGCTGTCAAAGGATTTGATGCGTTACGGCTACGCCTAACACATCCTACATTTAATTAGGGTCACCTACTTACTTTGCGAATCGGATTCAGTATCACAGGACGAACCTAGGTGTAACAGCCTAGGTTTTGTTGTGCCAATCGTTCATGACATTGGCGACATGTCCAAGGATAAAAAGGGCTGTCATACGGAATCCGATTCCCGGCTTCTCAATGGATGCGGATTTACGGCTTAGAGGTCTACGTCACGTCCGACATGGCCTCAAGCTCATCATCTTCACGCTCAACGTCCTCCTCATCAAATTCAGAATCGATTTGATCCTCATCCAGGTCTTCCTCAAATTCAGAATCAAGCTCATCCTCTGCGGTGAAATTCGGCGTGATTTCGGGAAGTTGGTCAATCTGGAAATACTGA
The sequence above is drawn from the Synechococcales cyanobacterium T60_A2020_003 genome and encodes:
- a CDS encoding carotenoid biosynthesis protein, with product MKRLLTIERACLVGHLVSMAFGLAGLLWVMPHPEILSLLPAGQTMFRWSMAGGGVVYILLGTIAVSIYAYRTLGLKSWLSFMIPAIAISLSSELLGTSTGFPFGDYSYLSGLGYKISGLVPFTIPLSWFYLGISSYLLARAGLDSPERLQDPNSLRPMAWWRQIAAVLLGAVLLTSWDFVLDPAMSQTAMPFWYWHHPGAFFGMPYQNFAGWMLTGSVFMGVATLLWRGQPLRLTRSQVTFALIVYLGNFLFATVMSLGAGFWQTVLLGIVLGVAPAVLCWQRAGGMDVADQAIAPEQESTDASSLAPSVAASSK
- a CDS encoding glycosyltransferase; its protein translation is MGIGILATILLLVQIPFVCLWLARLFQGPTRRSPLRPVRANPEQLGTVSVVVPTLNEEARIDPCLTGLSQQGYELREVIVVDSRSQDGTVDRVKAVQQTDPRFRVIYDDPLPSGWVGRPWALHTGFLNSAESSTWVLGIDADTQPQPGLIASVIQVAEQEHYDLISLSPRFILMDAGECWLQPALLMTLIYRFGPSGGAADGAERVMANGQCFLSRRSLLVELGGYTSARQSFCDDVTLARFAAAKGAKVGFLDGAKVLKVRMYEGMAETWREWGRSLDLKDACSPGQKWADLLFLTTVQALPLLTLPIWIGAIATGHSYTTVWAALGLNGVLMLIRVALLWAIAPSYDFSQARGAWTFWLSPLADPVAVFRILISSVQTPKQWRGRTYS
- a CDS encoding DUF4278 domain-containing protein, with the translated sequence MQLTYRGQQYNPNQTSIISPELPIYGTYRGQKVTFTESCSGVTLNPTA